The Halalkalibaculum roseum genome window below encodes:
- a CDS encoding TlpA family protein disulfide reductase, giving the protein MPEKETQKKNRTWKREVLDWIVILGIGLFVYAMGWHTEIIGRLQQAILWTGIIQADTDMESADRETIDYDMLLVSLEGESTNLSEFKGQVIFLNYWATWCPPCIAEMPNIQSLYQEFRDKPGLTFVMVSLDEDPQKAKDFLQRKGFTFGSYQLAGRRPEVFQSSVIPTTYVIGRDGRLASKKRGMANYNTDAFKNFLNQLLDE; this is encoded by the coding sequence ATGCCGGAGAAAGAGACACAAAAGAAGAATAGAACCTGGAAAAGAGAAGTGCTGGACTGGATAGTCATTCTGGGTATAGGTTTGTTCGTATATGCAATGGGGTGGCATACCGAAATAATCGGACGTTTGCAGCAGGCAATTCTTTGGACCGGAATCATACAAGCCGATACGGATATGGAGTCTGCCGATCGGGAAACGATTGATTATGATATGCTGCTCGTTAGCTTGGAGGGCGAATCTACCAACCTGTCTGAGTTTAAAGGTCAGGTAATTTTCCTGAACTACTGGGCAACCTGGTGCCCGCCCTGTATTGCTGAAATGCCAAACATTCAATCGCTCTATCAAGAATTTAGGGACAAGCCGGGGCTCACCTTTGTCATGGTTTCTCTGGATGAGGACCCTCAGAAAGCAAAAGACTTCCTGCAAAGAAAGGGTTTCACTTTCGGTTCCTATCAGCTGGCCGGCAGACGTCCGGAAGTTTTTCAGAGCAGTGTTATACCGACTACCTATGTTATTGGACGTGATGGAAGACTGGCTTCGAAGAAACGAGGTATGGCTAATTATAACACTGATGCCTTTAAGAATTTCCTCAATCAATTATTAGATGAGTAA
- a CDS encoding nitroreductase family protein: MTTEKQNFVLYNDYKKYPVEEMRARARSFYKLLKRRRTVREFSERHVPKEIIEDCIRAAGTAPNGANMQPWHFVVIEDIGVKKKIRAAAEEEEKEFYGRRASEEWLKALAPLGTDEKKPFLEKAPYLIAIFAEKYGLTDEGDKVLNYYVKESVGIATGMLVTAIHNAGLASLTHTPSPMGFLNEILDRPSNESPFLLLVVGYPKENVKVPDITKKPLEEIATFI; this comes from the coding sequence ATGACCACTGAGAAACAAAACTTTGTTTTATACAACGATTACAAAAAGTATCCTGTGGAAGAAATGCGAGCACGCGCCCGAAGTTTTTATAAGCTGTTAAAGAGAAGAAGAACCGTGCGTGAATTTTCAGAACGTCACGTTCCCAAGGAAATCATTGAAGATTGTATCAGGGCTGCAGGTACTGCACCAAACGGGGCAAATATGCAGCCTTGGCATTTTGTCGTTATAGAGGATATCGGGGTTAAAAAGAAAATTCGTGCCGCTGCCGAAGAGGAAGAAAAGGAGTTTTATGGGAGAAGGGCTTCCGAAGAATGGCTCAAGGCTTTGGCTCCACTGGGCACAGATGAAAAAAAGCCCTTTCTTGAAAAGGCGCCCTATCTGATTGCCATATTTGCCGAGAAGTATGGGTTAACTGATGAAGGGGATAAGGTGCTAAACTACTACGTAAAAGAGTCGGTGGGAATAGCAACCGGTATGCTGGTGACGGCTATCCATAATGCTGGCCTGGCCTCTCTCACACATACGCCGAGCCCGATGGGGTTTTTAAACGAAATATTAGACAGGCCTTCAAATGAGAGTCCGTTCCTCTTGCTGGTTGTCGGATATCCGAAAGAAAATGTTAAAGTGCCTGATATTACTAAGAAACCATTAGAAGAGATCGCTACATTCATCTAG
- a CDS encoding DUF3267 domain-containing protein, whose amino-acid sequence MSQKGDQYSLSIIEANWKSLLIVVPLAVLIVYTYSLVWGWGKTSSDLLVMYRHYGFALLLLVTGTFLHELLHGVTWMKMGGLDWDDIKYGFKLRVVTPYAHCKKPIAADAYRWGILSPGILLGMLPFTVSLLLGNAWLFIFGFIFTLAAGGDFLMFWIIRDIPADRFVEDHPERVGCRVVTQN is encoded by the coding sequence ATGAGTCAAAAGGGCGATCAATATTCCCTCTCCATAATTGAGGCCAATTGGAAAAGTCTGCTGATAGTGGTACCTCTTGCGGTGCTCATAGTATACACATACAGCCTGGTTTGGGGTTGGGGAAAAACAAGCAGTGATCTTCTGGTCATGTACAGGCATTACGGTTTTGCTTTGCTTCTCTTGGTAACAGGGACATTTCTTCATGAATTGTTGCATGGTGTAACCTGGATGAAAATGGGGGGTCTGGATTGGGATGACATAAAATATGGCTTTAAATTACGGGTAGTAACACCTTATGCACACTGCAAAAAACCAATAGCTGCAGACGCTTATAGATGGGGCATTTTATCACCGGGTATCCTTTTGGGTATGCTACCTTTTACTGTCAGCCTGCTATTGGGTAATGCATGGCTATTTATATTTGGATTTATATTTACATTGGCAGCCGGCGGAGACTTTCTGATGTTCTGGATTATCCGGGATATTCCCGCTGATCGATTTGTTGAAGATCATCCCGAGAGAGTGGGCTGTAGAGTTGTTACTCAGAATTAG
- a CDS encoding DoxX family protein, giving the protein MTIEFLLSPEFHHYLIGASFMLAGILHFLKPAFFVQIMPDYIPRHTLMVYLSGVAEIAGGLGILLPEVRFEASIGLILLLIAVFPANIDMAVKSIRKRGWSELYSILLIVRLPLQFVLMYWVYWAGIAN; this is encoded by the coding sequence ATGACAATCGAATTTCTGCTTAGCCCGGAATTTCACCACTACCTCATTGGTGCATCATTTATGCTGGCCGGCATTCTTCATTTCCTAAAGCCTGCCTTTTTTGTGCAAATCATGCCCGATTACATCCCTCGACATACATTGATGGTATACCTGAGCGGTGTAGCTGAGATAGCCGGGGGATTAGGAATACTGTTGCCCGAAGTCAGATTTGAGGCAAGTATCGGACTCATTCTATTGCTAATAGCTGTTTTTCCTGCCAATATAGATATGGCAGTAAAATCCATCCGTAAAAGAGGGTGGTCTGAATTATATAGTATATTGCTTATCGTAAGGCTGCCGCTTCAGTTCGTATTGATGTACTGGGTATACTGGGCGGGTATTGCGAACTAG
- a CDS encoding proline dehydrogenase family protein encodes MKLPFALAKRFVAGEDLKQAIPKVEDLNSKDIKITLDLLGENVTDRETADETVDEYIELLRSIEKAGLGSTISIKLTMLGLDIDYDYCKQNLFKLLDVAREEDQFVRIDMEGSDYTQVTIDLFKEAFKKYGKHVGIVIQAYLHRSKNDIPELAEMGADIRLCKGAYKEPERIAIQNMPAIREAFKEYAKILFEKTTYPRIATHDDELVEWTKEYTTENNIGKPRFEFQMLYGLRQDTMEELTREGYNTRVYVPYGTMWFPYFKRRLLERKENIWFILTTMFKK; translated from the coding sequence ATGAAATTACCATTTGCACTTGCCAAGAGATTCGTCGCCGGAGAAGATTTAAAGCAAGCTATACCCAAGGTTGAAGATCTGAACAGCAAAGACATAAAGATAACCCTTGATTTATTGGGTGAGAATGTCACGGATCGGGAAACGGCAGATGAGACGGTCGATGAGTATATCGAGCTGCTTCGCAGTATAGAGAAGGCCGGTTTGGGAAGCACCATATCTATTAAGCTTACCATGCTCGGCCTGGATATCGATTATGATTACTGCAAGCAAAATCTCTTTAAGCTGCTTGATGTGGCCCGTGAGGAGGATCAGTTTGTGAGAATTGATATGGAAGGATCCGATTACACACAGGTGACGATTGACCTGTTCAAGGAAGCCTTTAAAAAATACGGCAAACACGTTGGTATTGTCATCCAGGCCTACCTGCATCGCAGCAAGAATGATATCCCGGAACTGGCTGAGATGGGTGCCGATATTCGCCTGTGCAAAGGCGCCTATAAGGAACCGGAGCGTATTGCCATCCAGAATATGCCTGCTATCCGGGAAGCCTTTAAGGAGTATGCTAAAATTCTCTTTGAAAAAACCACATACCCGCGCATTGCCACTCATGATGACGAGCTGGTTGAGTGGACCAAAGAGTACACCACCGAGAATAATATAGGCAAGCCGCGTTTTGAATTTCAGATGCTCTATGGATTGAGGCAGGATACCATGGAAGAGCTGACCCGAGAAGGATACAATACGCGCGTCTATGTTCCTTATGGCACAATGTGGTTCCCCTACTTTAAAAGAAGACTGCTGGAAAGAAAGGAGAACATTTGGTTCATACTCACAACCATGTTCAAGAAATAG
- a CDS encoding DUF4097 family beta strand repeat-containing protein — protein sequence MSTRDRYKMKVLLIFVLSFASMILLVSTASANTTVKDEPYRVEEFTVSTPGNLNVRTSGGHITVKASESNRVRVEMYVRKNGRDLSASDYDLDDFEIDISQSGNTVRAIAKRENGNNWKFWNNNNVSISFVVYTPREMSSDLKTSGGHIETDGLKGNQEIATSGGHLQLMNLMGTVDARTSGGHIEISDFEGEMNARTSGGHINVLNTNGSINLRTSGGHIDLERISGTVEASTSGGSINADIASIGQFIDLRTSGGNVNISVPDGLGMDLELRGNRVRTELKNFSGKVERDEVEGSINGGGPKISARTSGGTVRISFI from the coding sequence ATGAGTACCAGAGATCGATACAAAATGAAAGTACTTCTTATTTTTGTACTGTCATTTGCAAGTATGATACTGTTGGTTTCCACAGCATCAGCAAATACAACGGTTAAGGATGAACCTTACCGAGTTGAAGAATTTACCGTGAGCACCCCCGGTAATCTGAATGTACGTACCTCGGGCGGGCATATCACTGTTAAGGCTTCAGAATCCAATCGTGTACGCGTAGAAATGTATGTCCGAAAAAACGGAAGGGATTTATCCGCATCCGACTATGACCTGGATGATTTTGAAATCGACATAAGTCAATCCGGAAATACCGTTAGAGCTATAGCCAAAAGAGAAAACGGGAATAACTGGAAGTTTTGGAATAACAATAACGTCTCCATCTCATTTGTTGTTTACACCCCGCGTGAAATGAGCAGTGACCTGAAAACCAGTGGCGGACATATTGAAACCGACGGACTTAAAGGTAACCAGGAAATTGCAACCAGTGGCGGTCACCTGCAGCTTATGAACCTGATGGGCACCGTAGATGCAAGGACCTCGGGCGGACATATTGAAATAAGTGATTTCGAAGGAGAGATGAACGCAAGAACCAGCGGAGGCCACATCAATGTGCTAAATACCAATGGAAGCATAAACCTGCGTACCTCAGGCGGTCATATCGATCTTGAAAGAATCAGCGGAACTGTAGAGGCATCCACCAGTGGGGGGAGCATAAACGCTGATATTGCCAGTATCGGACAATTTATAGATTTACGAACCAGCGGTGGCAATGTAAATATTTCAGTACCGGATGGTCTGGGTATGGATCTGGAATTGCGCGGAAACAGAGTCCGTACCGAACTTAAGAACTTTTCCGGCAAGGTAGAGCGTGATGAAGTGGAAGGAAGCATTAACGGAGGCGGCCCAAAAATTTCCGCCCGGACTTCCGGCGGTACCGTACGAATATCGTTTATCTAA
- a CDS encoding SRPBCC family protein produces MKALKIIGGIILLLILAMFLIGLISPRAEYENSITINAPVEEVWQVFTDSEKIDQWLYGVTGIEKLEGEPLTSGSRFKLFFDVDGEQFEITEEVTDVEPNKRYAFSMQSEPLNSKVDISFTVIDSAKTQLTALTTAEGNGVLWKPIIRFSGSMMKQQSQISYENLKLLVESE; encoded by the coding sequence ATGAAAGCTTTAAAAATTATCGGCGGTATCATTTTGCTGCTGATACTCGCCATGTTTCTGATCGGTTTGATTAGTCCCAGAGCCGAGTACGAAAATAGTATTACTATCAATGCACCGGTGGAAGAGGTCTGGCAGGTATTTACCGATTCTGAAAAGATCGATCAGTGGCTATATGGGGTAACAGGAATAGAAAAACTGGAAGGAGAGCCCTTAACCTCCGGGAGCAGGTTTAAGCTGTTCTTTGATGTTGATGGTGAACAGTTTGAAATCACGGAAGAGGTGACCGACGTTGAACCCAATAAACGATATGCTTTCAGTATGCAAAGTGAGCCCCTGAACTCTAAGGTTGATATAAGCTTTACCGTTATTGATTCTGCCAAAACACAGCTTACCGCCTTGACCACAGCCGAAGGCAACGGTGTTTTGTGGAAACCGATTATCCGTTTTTCAGGATCTATGATGAAGCAGCAGTCGCAGATTTCCTATGAAAATCTTAAGTTGCTGGTCGAGTCCGAATGA
- a CDS encoding choice-of-anchor B family protein — MYNSRLRAIVLLLMAFLIASCSNTPSGNIDDTDNDDVGNTPVISADCESGLAGEYPCSNVNLLAHIPVADLLGERLNDIWGWTDTQTGKEYALVGMTDRVTFVDISTPTQPLVIGTLPESINNKMKSSASKNLYDEEENSTWRDVKVYKDHAFIVSDGQPHGLQVFDLTQLRGIEEPPVTFTENVHFTAFGNAHNIAINEESGYAYVAGSNQVGGGLYILDISDPLNPVFAGSHADSSVGFARSTPNGTSPTGYVHDTQCVIYNGPDIDYVGDEVCFNSSETHLVIANVTDKSSTVTIGKSDYSGQSYAHQGWLTEDHQYFLLDDELDESNIGTQTTTYIWDVKDLENPMLIGTYTGESNSIDHNLYVRDNHVYQANYTSGLRILNLDDISSGNLSEVAFFDTYPLDNATRFDGAWSNYPYFESGIVIVSDISNGLFILSPQL; from the coding sequence ATGTACAATTCACGTTTACGAGCAATTGTTTTGTTACTTATGGCTTTTTTGATTGCTTCATGCAGCAATACCCCTTCCGGTAATATTGATGATACCGATAACGATGATGTGGGCAATACTCCGGTGATCTCGGCAGATTGTGAAAGTGGTTTGGCGGGCGAATATCCTTGCAGCAATGTAAATCTACTGGCACATATTCCTGTTGCTGATCTTTTGGGAGAACGGTTAAACGATATTTGGGGATGGACTGACACTCAAACCGGTAAGGAATATGCTTTAGTGGGAATGACGGATAGAGTAACATTCGTGGATATAAGCACACCTACCCAGCCATTGGTTATTGGTACGCTTCCTGAATCCATAAATAATAAAATGAAGAGTTCCGCTTCTAAAAATCTGTATGATGAAGAAGAGAATTCGACATGGCGGGATGTTAAAGTGTATAAAGATCATGCTTTTATAGTTAGTGACGGCCAGCCTCATGGACTTCAGGTTTTTGATTTAACTCAATTGCGAGGGATTGAGGAACCTCCTGTAACTTTTACAGAGAATGTACACTTTACAGCTTTTGGTAATGCTCATAATATTGCAATCAATGAGGAATCAGGATATGCATATGTGGCCGGATCAAATCAAGTGGGGGGAGGATTATATATTTTAGATATAAGTGACCCCTTGAATCCGGTCTTTGCAGGTAGTCATGCTGATTCATCAGTCGGATTTGCCAGGTCAACCCCAAATGGTACTAGCCCTACCGGTTATGTTCACGATACCCAATGTGTGATATATAACGGACCGGATATTGATTATGTGGGAGATGAAGTTTGTTTTAATTCAAGCGAAACACATCTGGTTATTGCTAACGTGACGGATAAATCATCTACAGTGACTATAGGGAAAAGTGATTATTCCGGACAGAGTTATGCCCATCAAGGGTGGCTGACGGAAGATCATCAATATTTTCTCTTAGATGATGAGCTAGACGAAAGCAATATTGGTACACAGACAACCACTTATATTTGGGATGTTAAGGATCTGGAAAATCCAATGCTGATAGGAACCTATACAGGCGAAAGCAACTCAATTGATCACAATCTGTATGTTAGGGATAATCACGTATATCAGGCAAACTATACATCTGGACTTCGGATATTAAATCTTGATGATATATCCTCAGGAAATTTGAGTGAAGTTGCTTTTTTTGATACCTATCCTTTAGATAATGCAACGAGATTTGACGGAGCTTGGAGCAATTATCCCTATTTTGAAAGTGGGATTGTCATTGTAAGTGATATCTCGAACGGCTTGTTTATACTTTCCCCTCAACTATAA
- a CDS encoding alpha/beta hydrolase family protein yields MLVKKRSACSLILFILLFVSIQTTDAFQQSDLFALENVFDLEYASDPQIAPGGDQIVYVRNFMDIMDDRRKSNLWIINVDGPRHRPLTSGNANNFSPRWSPDGSKLLYASTESSSTELYIRWMDTGHSAKITNLTHSPGGLSWSPDGSMIAFTMFVPKKDKPLASLPGKPDGAEWANPAKVIDKLKYRADGAGYLEDGYSHVFVVPAEGGTPRQITSGEFNHGGSPQWTPDGEHLIISANRHENWRYDPNNSEVYKVSVSDGSVTALTDRKGPDSNPVISPDGSQIAYTGYDEKYEGYQVSKLYVMNSDGSDSRLITGNLDRNVGNVQWVTSGNQIHFQYDNEGNTRVATVTMDGEVQDLAENVGGTSIGRPYASGSFTVASNGTFAYTHTRPSYPADVAVAARNQQARKITQLNEDLFGHKKLGEVEEVWYESSYDGRKIQGWIVKPPNFDPDKTYPMLLEIHGGPFANYGDRFSAEVQLYAAEGYVVLYTNPRGSSGYGKEFGNLIHHNYPSQDYDDLMSGVDAVLEKGYVDEDRLYITGGSGGGVLTAWAIGKTDRFKAAVVAKPVINWYSFVLTADNPSFFYKYWFPGLPWNNLDHYMERSPISLVGNVTTPTMLLTGEEDYRTPMSETEQYYTALKLKKVESVMVRIPGSGHGIASRPSQLMTKVAHILEWFERY; encoded by the coding sequence ATGCTTGTTAAAAAACGTTCTGCCTGTTCACTGATACTATTTATACTGCTTTTTGTTTCTATTCAAACAACCGATGCCTTTCAGCAATCTGATCTGTTCGCCCTGGAAAATGTCTTTGACCTTGAATATGCTTCCGATCCGCAAATAGCACCGGGCGGAGATCAAATTGTGTATGTCAGGAACTTCATGGATATCATGGACGACCGACGGAAATCAAACCTTTGGATTATCAATGTCGATGGCCCCCGGCACCGTCCCTTGACCTCCGGCAATGCCAATAACTTTTCTCCTCGCTGGTCACCCGACGGTAGCAAGCTGCTCTATGCCTCCACCGAAAGCAGTTCCACGGAACTTTACATTCGCTGGATGGACACCGGTCATTCCGCTAAAATTACCAACCTGACTCATTCACCGGGTGGACTATCCTGGTCGCCGGATGGCAGCATGATTGCATTTACCATGTTCGTACCGAAAAAAGATAAGCCGCTGGCTTCCCTGCCCGGCAAACCGGATGGAGCTGAGTGGGCCAATCCTGCCAAAGTCATCGATAAGTTGAAATACCGTGCCGATGGGGCCGGTTACCTGGAAGATGGTTATTCCCATGTGTTTGTTGTTCCTGCCGAGGGAGGGACGCCGCGACAAATTACATCGGGTGAGTTCAATCACGGTGGTAGCCCGCAATGGACTCCTGATGGAGAACATTTGATAATTTCAGCCAACCGTCATGAAAACTGGCGTTATGACCCTAATAATTCGGAAGTTTATAAGGTTTCTGTTTCCGACGGTTCCGTAACGGCATTGACCGATCGAAAAGGTCCGGATAGCAACCCGGTTATCTCCCCCGACGGTTCACAAATAGCGTATACCGGATATGACGAGAAATACGAAGGATATCAAGTCAGTAAACTATATGTGATGAATAGTGACGGTTCAGACAGTCGGTTGATTACCGGTAATCTGGATCGAAATGTGGGCAATGTTCAATGGGTCACCTCCGGAAACCAGATACACTTTCAGTATGATAACGAAGGGAATACCAGGGTGGCGACGGTAACTATGGACGGAGAGGTACAGGACCTGGCTGAAAATGTGGGAGGTACCTCAATCGGACGCCCTTATGCCAGCGGTTCCTTTACCGTAGCATCAAACGGTACCTTTGCCTATACCCATACCCGACCAAGCTATCCTGCGGATGTGGCAGTTGCAGCCAGGAATCAACAGGCAAGAAAGATCACGCAGCTCAATGAGGATCTGTTCGGGCACAAAAAACTCGGGGAGGTAGAGGAGGTATGGTATGAGTCTTCTTATGATGGCAGAAAAATTCAGGGTTGGATTGTAAAACCGCCGAATTTCGATCCCGATAAAACCTACCCAATGCTGCTGGAGATTCACGGCGGACCCTTTGCCAATTACGGAGACCGTTTTTCTGCAGAAGTTCAGCTCTATGCGGCAGAAGGTTATGTAGTGCTCTATACCAATCCAAGAGGCAGCTCGGGCTACGGAAAAGAATTCGGTAACCTGATCCATCACAACTACCCCAGCCAGGATTATGACGACCTGATGTCGGGCGTGGATGCGGTATTGGAAAAAGGCTATGTAGATGAAGACAGGTTATACATCACCGGTGGAAGCGGGGGCGGCGTGCTTACGGCCTGGGCAATCGGTAAGACCGATCGTTTCAAGGCAGCAGTCGTGGCAAAACCTGTAATCAACTGGTACAGCTTTGTGTTGACGGCTGATAACCCATCCTTTTTCTATAAATACTGGTTTCCCGGATTACCATGGAATAACCTGGATCATTACATGGAGAGATCACCTATCTCTCTGGTTGGAAACGTCACGACGCCAACTATGCTGCTGACAGGTGAAGAAGACTATCGCACCCCCATGTCAGAAACCGAGCAGTATTATACGGCTCTAAAGCTGAAAAAAGTGGAATCGGTGATGGTTCGCATTCCCGGCTCGGGTCACGGCATAGCCTCCCGGCCCAGCCAGCTTATGACGAAGGTTGCGCATATACTGGAGTGGTTTGAGAGGTATTAG
- a CDS encoding energy transducer TonB family protein, whose amino-acid sequence MKFFDNIDEEDRFAIMVTAGIHVVLTIIFILYTFSINQNARPSFIEVEFGEFKAGTIAERSEVKNQEVATRPNPSEIEPEEPQPEEPDPIEKQQETTQETVKPVDAPEQTEEIEEEPIETPETDKVDPKQQSDTQEQEEVTIPPKTKKAETQQEGAETSGDVKGNTGDVNADQGTGNETEKSAPYELQWEGDFDRTARVQPLPQNNSDIEATISIRFEVKPDGTIGRIIPIKKMNPELEREVMSTLRSWRFTRLPSGVPQQSQWGTITFRFVLE is encoded by the coding sequence ATGAAATTTTTCGATAACATAGATGAGGAAGATCGCTTTGCGATAATGGTCACGGCAGGCATACATGTTGTGCTGACCATCATCTTTATACTCTATACCTTTTCTATCAATCAAAATGCGAGACCGTCTTTTATCGAGGTGGAATTCGGCGAGTTTAAAGCAGGTACTATTGCTGAACGATCTGAGGTAAAGAACCAGGAGGTGGCTACCCGACCGAATCCTTCTGAAATTGAACCGGAAGAGCCCCAGCCTGAAGAGCCTGATCCCATCGAAAAGCAACAGGAAACCACTCAGGAAACCGTAAAACCTGTAGATGCCCCGGAGCAGACGGAAGAAATTGAAGAAGAACCTATTGAGACCCCTGAAACGGACAAAGTAGATCCCAAGCAACAGTCCGACACCCAGGAACAGGAAGAGGTAACCATCCCCCCGAAGACCAAGAAAGCAGAAACCCAACAGGAAGGGGCAGAGACCAGCGGTGATGTCAAAGGAAATACCGGTGATGTTAATGCTGACCAAGGTACCGGAAACGAGACTGAGAAAAGCGCTCCTTATGAGCTTCAGTGGGAGGGTGATTTTGATCGTACTGCCAGGGTTCAGCCACTTCCACAAAATAATAGCGACATTGAAGCGACTATTAGTATTCGTTTTGAGGTTAAACCAGATGGAACTATTGGACGTATTATTCCTATCAAAAAAATGAACCCAGAGCTCGAGCGTGAAGTGATGAGCACCCTCCGGAGCTGGCGTTTTACCCGGTTGCCCTCCGGTGTACCGCAGCAATCGCAATGGGGTACCATAACCTTCCGCTTCGTACTCGAATAA
- a CDS encoding ExbD/TolR family protein, with product MNFRKDEDRMEPLTLFSQSSLTDIVLLLLIFFLLTSSFVTNFGIKVDIPKAETGAETQNQFITVAITKDGEYYVDGNLTSSGMLASSIRNAKNNKPQGTLVLRADKEAIIDNAVRVMNIAKALELRIIMATERGST from the coding sequence ATGAATTTTCGCAAAGATGAAGACCGTATGGAGCCGTTGACGCTGTTCTCACAGTCGTCATTGACGGATATCGTACTGTTGCTGCTGATTTTTTTCCTGCTGACATCGTCTTTTGTTACCAATTTCGGTATAAAAGTGGATATCCCTAAAGCAGAGACCGGTGCGGAAACACAAAACCAGTTCATCACGGTAGCCATAACCAAGGACGGTGAATACTATGTTGATGGCAATCTGACGAGCAGCGGAATGCTGGCTTCTTCCATCAGAAATGCCAAAAACAACAAACCTCAGGGTACGCTCGTTTTGAGAGCAGATAAAGAAGCAATCATTGACAATGCGGTACGGGTCATGAATATCGCCAAGGCTCTTGAGCTAAGGATAATTATGGCTACTGAAAGAGGTTCTACCTAA
- a CDS encoding MotA/TolQ/ExbB proton channel family protein has product MFSTISLIILQQADTVAADTLSLAAQDESMSILGLLAEGGILMIPLFLLSLLAVYVIAERWRSLNNSRMEIDGFLRTIEGMLKDGDRQRALTYCDGIDKPLARILKAGIRRLGRPIRDIEDAIRNAGKKEIFHLEKRMNWLATIAGVAPLIGFTGTVTGMIEAFMDIQSLQGNVNPSVLAGGIWEALITTATGLIVGIIAYGFYNFLLGKINRMIHELENASADFVDLLQTPSAKKAKQREEVA; this is encoded by the coding sequence ATGTTTTCAACGATTTCACTTATCATTCTACAGCAGGCGGATACCGTTGCCGCTGATACCCTGAGTCTGGCAGCGCAAGATGAAAGCATGTCCATTTTAGGATTGCTTGCCGAGGGAGGTATCCTGATGATACCCCTGTTCCTGTTATCGCTCCTGGCCGTATATGTTATTGCCGAGCGATGGCGCTCCTTGAACAACTCCCGTATGGAGATTGACGGATTTCTCCGCACCATAGAGGGGATGCTGAAAGACGGTGACCGACAGAGGGCACTGACTTACTGTGACGGGATTGATAAACCTCTGGCACGCATATTGAAGGCAGGCATCAGGAGGTTGGGTCGACCTATTCGAGATATTGAAGATGCAATCCGTAACGCCGGAAAAAAAGAGATCTTTCACCTTGAAAAAAGAATGAACTGGCTGGCAACTATTGCCGGCGTTGCCCCGCTCATCGGTTTTACCGGCACGGTTACCGGAATGATTGAAGCATTTATGGATATACAGTCTCTGCAGGGAAATGTAAATCCAAGCGTATTGGCCGGAGGTATCTGGGAAGCTCTTATCACCACGGCAACCGGTCTTATCGTAGGAATCATAGCCTATGGGTTCTATAACTTCCTGCTGGGTAAGATCAACCGGATGATTCACGAGCTGGAAAACGCCTCTGCCGATTTCGTTGATCTTTTGCAGACCCCGTCAGCCAAAAAAGCCAAACAACGTGAGGAAGTCGCATAA